The Thamnophis elegans isolate rThaEle1 chromosome Z, rThaEle1.pri, whole genome shotgun sequence DNA window GAACTTCTGGGCATTTAACCAGAaacttatagtaaagaaaatgtatatttgataattcatgtaataactgcagttAGGATTGTATTTGccgaaaattggaaaaatgaagatatccctatggatgagaatgtgatttggaaaatattagaatgtgcagaaatgaataggtgaacacttgaaattaaagagaaggaacaatCTGATTATTACACTATATAATAATCTATATATACATAggttattataaattattatctatatatatcaatgattagagaataaatatgaaaagtggaaaaaaggagaagaatgaaatagagaaaaggttttaacaaagttaaataagttaagaagaggattgttataatATTAGGTATGGTATATATTAGTATTAAGAATAGTAAATATGACTGTAATCTGAAATTGCTTTTGTAAAGAATAATTGCACAAAATATATGTACCCAGATAACACACAGtttaatggatggatagatggatggatggatagataatctatctgtctgtctgtctgtctatctatctatcatgtatctatctatctattatctatcatctatctttctttctatctatctatctattattgtctgtctgtctgtctgtctgtctatctattatcatctgtttgtctgtctatctatctattatcgtctgtctgtctatctatctatctttctatctattatcgtccgtctgtctgtctgtctgtctgtctgtctgtctgtctgtctgtctgtctgtctgtctgtctgtctgtctgtctgtctatctatctatctatctatctatctatctatctatctatctatctatctatctatctatctatctatctaaagttCCTTCCAAGAACTTGTTTGTTCTGCTACCGGCAAACTATTTCAAGCTACAATTTGAATAAAAGGCCAATGAGAGTTTCCCAAAACTACTTCCCTGGTTGACCCCAAGTCTTCACAACCCTGGGTGGAATGAAGAGCCTTGAAATAAATGAGAACAATTCCCAGGAAATCTGGAAAAAACAGATAAAAGCAAACTATTCAGTGGATTGGGGGAAAAATAGTATTCTTCCTATTAAATCCAGTTGCATGCCATGCATGGAGTCAACagacgtttgtttgtttgtttgtttattaggatttataggccgcccttttccctgaggggactcagggcggcttacaatcattaggaagggggtgcaattcaaaaataaacagtatgtgaacaaagtaaaataataaaaacacaacttgcattcaacactcaacactcgggtggggcaaattaggagcttatccccaggcctgttgggataggcaggtcttgagggctgtgcggaaggcctggacggtggtgagagtgcgtatctcgacggggaggtcgttccacagggtcggagctactactgaaaaggctctcctccgtgtaatcgccagtcggcattgactggcggatgggattcggaggaggcccagtctgtgcgatcttatcggtcggagggaggtaatcggcagaaggcggtctctcaagtactcagatccactaccatgaagggctttaaaggtggtcaacaacaccctgaagcgcacccggagatcaacaggtagccagtgcagctcgtggaggatgggtgttatgtgggcgaaccgcggtgcgcccactatcactcgcgcggctgcattctgaactaactgcagtcgccggatgcacctcaagggcagccccatgtagagcacattgcagtattctacatggggctgcccttgaggtgcatccggcgactgcagttagttcagaacgTATcttttttaagagagagagaaaaaatcaagCCAATCTCAATGTTCAGCTCAGGGGAAGCTTCTGTTTCTGTGCTTGAAAATAAGAAGCAACCACTTTTATTAGATTCCAgaacttaactttttttttataataagccTCATCAATTCGCCCATATACACCTGAATATTAGCCCAAAAGCTGATCGGCGCGCtttctaaaattaaattttagataATGTTAGTACAGAAACGTAAAAACTGTTTAGAAACAACAACAGGTGCCTTTAAAATGAACCTTGGGCTTTTAAAACTGGATCCCTTGTTCCGTAATGCAGAACGGACGTTTCGCCACGCAGTTGTTCTGAAGGTGACACGAAGTCATTAAAAATCCTTGGGTGCCGTCTGGATGGGGATGCCTGGAGAAGAAGATCCGGTGGGTGACGAGCTGTCGCCACGGTTTACAAAGAAAAGGGCGGTAATCTGAACCTGCATCACACTCACTTTTTTCTGAGCTTTCCCCAAAGTTTGGTGACTTCTGCATAAGCGACTGAGTAGTGGCAAACAGTACCAAGTGATGCTCCCTTATAAGCTTTTGCAGAACCTGCACGCATCTTTTTAGGTTCGCTTCCTGCAGACTCAGGTTTTCTCCTCCATTGGCTCGGTCTATCCAATAAAATGCCGACATGCTGTCTACGatcaagagggaaagggaagggtggGACAAAAACATGCCTTCCAGAGAGTAAAGGCTAATCAGCAGCTGGGAGCTGCTGTGGCAATTAATAAGGAGGAACCTCTCCAGGTAGCGCTTCATGGTGGCTTCGGTGCCTCGACACGACAACCTGTATTCCAGGAGAGTGATTAAACGCAGCATATCGAAATGGAAGTCCGTATCAATGAAAAGCACGCTAACTTCCAAACCACCTCTTGATTTTGGAAGAATGCAGCGAGCAATGAGATGATAGAGCATTTCTGTTTTTCCTGTCCCTTCCGCACCGTGGAATTCGACGACGTCTCCTGTGGAAGCGGAGAAGAGAAATGTGGTCACCTACAATACCTCTGTCcttttccaaattattattattttttcccctttgaatcctCGCACTTCACATATAAtcccaacagtggtgggttccagatcccgctgcaaccggtacggtgcaacggggctgggcgtccaccacgcgcacgcacacatgcgtacttaccgcccgcgacgctccagctgctcggcggagcatcgcacaggagcCATATGCTCCGTGTACGTATGCGTAAGCCCCGAtaggctcaaatacaggtaaggagggctagtgggccctccagagcaccatactggaacggtatctggtgctcccagcaggcaccggtatgccggggcgtaccagtcgtatcccaccactgaatcccaAGTAAAAACACTTGGAATCTCCTGATTATTAGACAACTCCAAGCCAGCATAATTGGTTCGCCTTTTCTGGTTTTACAGGAATTAGTCAGAGTAAGTGGCACTATAAACAAGGAGATAAAACCCTTATTGGAGGAGCAAACTAGTACATTTGTATTTTCTAGAGCAAAAAGCTTCCCTGATCGTTATCTAATCTCCAGTGTTCTTATTGAAAATGGACAGATAAAATggatcattttaaaaattactggAAACTATCAGCTGACATAACAGAATACAATAAAACAGATTAATGGTTATtcttgggatattctatttaattttttaaaacttttgtattatgtgtttcttttaatgcatggcctgtcaaaaccgcgctcgactaaaccacgcccgattaaaccgcgtcgctgacgtcatcaacagggcgacaacagccagcgcggagaaagaagggcgctttaaatagcgctttgaaagcaagccgattcaacttaaggtaagggttacgtttagggttaggttaagagttagggttaggttaagggttaggattaggtttagggttaggttaaaggttaggtttagggttaggttaagggttacgtttagggttaggtttaagattaggtttaggggggttaggtttaggggttaattttaggtttagggtttacagcgtgcttctgtctccgcgctgttgtcgccctgttgatgacgtcagtgatgcggtttagtcgggcgcggtttagtcgagcgtggttttgtggaTGAAccctttttaatgttgtacgccgccctgagtccttgggagaagggcggcatataaatctaataaaccaaaccaaaccaaaccaaaccaaacctataACCATAGTGAGTTTCTTCAAATTTCCAAAATGTGTAAATTTTTAAAGTTAGAGGTTATGTTTTTGGGAAGAGGAGAGATCTGTagcacaggcagtcctcaactttcaacagttcatttagtgactgtttgaagttacaatgcacagaaaaaagtgacttatgtccgtTTCCcacacgtaatcaaaattcagacacttgacaactgactcatatttatggcccttgcagtgtcccggggtcacgcaatccccttttgcaacttgctgacaagcaaagtcaatggggaagctaactTCATTTAGCAACTTAGCAagtccagtgattcacttaacaactgtagcaagagagGCCgtaaaactcacttgacaattgcctgacttagcaacagaaattttgggctcaattgtggtcgtaagttgaggactacctgtatttcaaagTAGCATATttgccagggggaaaaaaaatattttcaaaccaTAAACGGGATATCCTTCTTCAGCAAACAGGAAGGGTTCAAGAGTTTTGAGAGAACTTCGACCCTCAAGACGTGCAATCAActttggggggggaaaaagacaAGTCATTAGATATCATAAATATCTTACGATCAAGGAAACTAATTCCACAAACGATAGAGGCACGCAGGGCTGCCAGTTTCCCTTGGACCAGAAAAGAGCACAATCTGCAGAATAAACAAATCTTCTAAAATAGTGGAACCATCAATTTCACTTGTAAACTACATTTGTAAGCTGCACTTGTAAACTACAAATTGTTCGCTGGGCAGGGGCATTTCCCAAGTGAGTTGTCTTTTCCTAGACATGCAGGGATTTAAAATACGGTGGTACTTCGGTAGTCCTCATTAATTGGTTCCGCGAGGTGCGATGAGTATCAAAAAATGATGAATACCAAATAAATTTTTCCCATAAAAAAGTAATGtaatgagtcacaaggcagccgacCCTGGAaggttctagcttgtgcattgagtaggAAACAAATAATGAGTCCTGGGACAAAATTTTCGTATCAAAATGCATTGAAtattaaatttgatgagtttcaaagcagttgagcacCAAGGTACCACTGAAATGTCCTTCCAATTTTATCTGAATTTCAGTGTTCACTTTCATCAGAGCCAAAAGAGCTTAATcgtgcagccgcgcgagcgattgtgggtgtacctcggtacacccacgttacacctatcctccgcgagctgcactggctgcctattggtctccggatacgcttcaaggtgctagttgtcacttataaagcccttcatggtattggacctgggtacttgagagaccgcctgctgccaattacctcccaaagacccattagatctcacagggttggcctcctccgggttccgtctaccagccaatgccatctggctaccacccgggggagggccttctctgtggcagctccggccctttggaacgaactccccgcagagattcggaccctcacctctctccaggccttccgaaaagctgtcaaaacctggctgtgccggcaggcctggggttgatgagttcccttcccctctcgacctgtgtgattcttggttattttaactacttgtattgtactctgtgttccctttccccctttgagttgttcgccgccatGAGTCCCTCccagaatagggtggcatataaataaaacaaatctcaatctaaaagaaaaacattttaggaTTTTCAAACTGCTACTAATCTTGTGGTTTTTCAGGGTCTTCAAATACATATTAAGGTGAAAAATGCAGACTAGTCTGAATTTGAATAGCAGAATTCATggcctgttttctttttttccccctggacaTACTTGGATTTTATTTGTAACTCTCATTCTGAGGATAAAGTCCTGGAGAACTCAAAATACTTGAAAACTTGTCGTCCCCCACCCAAATCAATATTTTAAGAtaaaattgtattattttacATTAACCATTAGATCCAAATTATTGCAACCCCAAAGCTCGAATAGTAGCTTGCTGTATACGATAACCAATCCTCCAACTCTTTCTGGAAGCTGCAAAATTTGCAAGATACCCAACATTTTCAAATGAAGGAAATATTTAGGCATTTGGCATACAGTCGCTTATGCAGCCGAAGGTCAAATGATTTTTAAGTGTTCCATTTTTCTAACACCATGGCATTGGAGACAGAATGGCCCATTTAGTTTGGACTGCAAGGTTCA harbors:
- the XRCC2 gene encoding DNA repair protein XRCC2 gives rise to the protein MTSVVSKSESGAQLIARLEGRSSLKTLEPFLFAEEGYPVYGDVVEFHGAEGTGKTEMLYHLIARCILPKSRGGLEVSVLFIDTDFHFDMLRLITLLEYRLSCRGTEATMKRYLERFLLINCHSSSQLLISLYSLEGMFLSHPSLSLLIVDSMSAFYWIDRANGGENLSLQEANLKRCVQVLQKLIREHHLVLFATTQSLMQKSPNFGESSEKSECDAGSDYRPFLCKPWRQLVTHRIFFSRHPHPDGTQGFLMTSCHLQNNCVAKRPFCITEQGIQF